A genomic region of Jeotgalibaca ciconiae contains the following coding sequences:
- a CDS encoding carbohydrate ABC transporter permease, with protein MYHKSNSYRIFSFINIMFLLIVALLCVLPLLNLLAISLSGKAAANSGMVSFWPLDFTWTAYTKTFQNGNFLSSIGISVARTVIGTAYSMFIITTSGYALSKDFRGRAPIMWFLVFTMLFGGGLIPSYLVNTGLGLKNNFLVYIIPGAFSCYNMILIMNFFRGIPKALEEAALIDGASFFTVFRKIYLPLSLPGLATVALFIMVGHWNDWFTGILYMADTKNYPLASFLQVIVVQGNQQDLALDPSSAAAMSERTIKAAQVFIGALPILMVYPFLQKYFVKGIVMGAVKE; from the coding sequence ATGTATCATAAATCGAATAGCTATCGAATATTTTCTTTTATCAATATAATGTTTCTTTTGATTGTTGCATTGTTATGTGTGCTTCCTTTACTCAATCTGCTTGCTATTTCGTTGAGCGGAAAAGCAGCTGCTAATAGTGGTATGGTCTCGTTTTGGCCGCTAGACTTTACCTGGACTGCTTATACCAAAACGTTTCAAAATGGCAATTTCCTTTCTTCTATAGGTATATCGGTTGCAAGAACAGTAATCGGTACTGCTTACAGTATGTTTATTATTACAACTTCAGGCTATGCCCTATCAAAAGATTTTCGTGGGCGAGCTCCGATTATGTGGTTCTTAGTATTTACCATGTTATTTGGAGGGGGATTAATTCCGTCTTATTTAGTTAATACAGGACTGGGACTAAAGAATAACTTTTTAGTATACATCATACCGGGAGCTTTCAGTTGCTACAATATGATTTTAATTATGAATTTTTTCCGAGGTATTCCCAAAGCACTAGAAGAAGCTGCTTTAATTGATGGTGCAAGCTTTTTCACTGTATTTCGTAAAATCTATTTGCCTTTATCGTTGCCTGGTTTGGCAACCGTTGCACTTTTCATTATGGTAGGGCATTGGAATGACTGGTTTACTGGTATTCTATATATGGCTGATACTAAAAATTATCCACTTGCCTCATTCTTACAAGTGATCGTGGTGCAAGGAAATCAACAAGATTTAGCTTTAGATCCTAGCTCCGCTGCTGCGATGTCCGAAAGAACAATTAAAGCAGCTCAAGTATTTATTGGTGCATTACCTATCTTGATGGTTTATCCATTTTTACAAAAGTACTTCGTTAAAGGAATTGTTATGGGAGCAGTAAAAGAATAA
- a CDS encoding ABC transporter permease, translated as METTVKEITKTVAKKKKKTLRQELKINWPLYTLLLPTIVSVIIFNYLPMGGLIMAFQNYKPWLGILGSEFIGLDNFRRIFDFPESFQAIINTIVIACWKIVLGIIVPVIMALMLNEVRQTGIKKGIQTMVYLPHFLSWVTVAGMMKDILGLDGIVNTFLSNFGIEPTFFLGEADMFRQIIIASDLWKGFGFGMIVYLAAISNIDPNLYEAAEMDGAGRLQQTFHVTLPGMLPIIIVMATLSLGNVLNAGFDQVFNLYSPLTYSTGDIIDTYVYRQSLLNGQYSFGTAVGLFKSGIGLILTVVAYRIAYKVANYRIF; from the coding sequence ATGGAAACTACAGTTAAAGAAATCACCAAAACTGTCGCAAAAAAGAAAAAGAAGACGTTAAGGCAAGAATTAAAAATTAATTGGCCATTATATACTTTATTGCTGCCAACAATTGTAAGTGTTATCATTTTCAACTATTTGCCAATGGGCGGATTGATCATGGCCTTTCAAAATTACAAACCTTGGCTTGGTATTTTAGGATCAGAGTTTATTGGATTAGACAATTTTAGAAGGATTTTTGATTTTCCAGAGTCTTTTCAGGCTATTATCAATACAATTGTCATTGCTTGTTGGAAGATTGTGTTAGGTATCATTGTACCTGTGATTATGGCTTTAATGCTAAATGAAGTGCGGCAAACCGGAATTAAAAAAGGAATTCAAACAATGGTATATTTGCCTCATTTTCTTTCATGGGTTACCGTAGCTGGCATGATGAAGGATATTCTTGGATTAGATGGTATTGTGAATACTTTCTTATCAAATTTTGGTATTGAACCAACTTTCTTTTTAGGTGAAGCAGATATGTTCCGGCAAATCATTATTGCATCAGATTTATGGAAAGGATTCGGATTCGGCATGATTGTCTATTTAGCTGCTATTTCTAATATTGACCCGAATCTGTATGAGGCGGCGGAAATGGATGGAGCGGGCAGATTACAACAAACCTTCCACGTAACACTTCCGGGCATGCTGCCCATTATTATCGTAATGGCTACGCTAAGCTTAGGAAATGTGTTGAACGCTGGCTTTGATCAAGTATTTAACTTATACTCCCCATTAACATATAGTACGGGAGATATTATTGACACCTATGTATATCGCCAATCTTTATTAAATGGACAATATAGTTTCGGTACGGCGGTGGGACTCTTTAAATCTGGCATTGGATTGATTTTGACAGTTGTTGCGTACAGGATCGCTTACAAAGTTGCAAACTACCGTATCTTTTAA
- a CDS encoding beta-galactosidase: MKQFKRILYGGDYNPNQWEKSTWKEDMEIFRNAKINSATINVFSWAKIQPSENEYYFDELDEIINMLTKEEYDIVLATSTAALPAWMFKRYPEVGRTDYEGRHHKFGQRHNACPNSLIYQKYASRLAGKLAERYGENPRLSCWHINNEYGGECFCENCEKAFRVWLKDKYQTIEVLNKAWNLEFWGHTIYDWDEIVLPNALSEGIGPDKTAFAGISIDYRRFNSDSMLENFKMERDAVRKYDQETPITTNIMGTYKNLDYFKWAKEMDIISWDNYPAFDTPWSMVAMTHDLMRGLKNKPFMLMEQTPSQQNWQSYNSLKKPGQMRAQSYQTVAHGSDTIQFFQLRRSVGACEKFHGAVIEHVGTENTRVFREVKQLGEELEQLDGILNAENQSKVGIIFDWDNYWALEYTSGPNKDLKYVDQIHQYYRYFYDKNISVDMIPVDADFSNYSLVVAPVLYMIKDDMQEQLEKFVSNGGTFVTTFMSGIVDQSDNVHLGGYPGPLRKLTGIWVEEIDALAPTQKNEIKLGNEHTGTSTLVSDLIHLETAESLGEYTSNFYAGMPIATVNHYQNGKVYYVGTQLDTSTMSKLLDQAINDAEVESLVTEETELEITCRYKEDECFTFIMNFTQTNQKLPKQFTEAIDVLTGNKLEEGKELIPYETILIKE, encoded by the coding sequence ATGAAACAATTTAAACGAATTTTATATGGTGGAGATTATAACCCAAATCAATGGGAAAAAAGCACATGGAAAGAAGATATGGAAATTTTTAGAAATGCTAAAATAAATTCCGCAACCATCAATGTTTTCTCTTGGGCAAAAATTCAACCGAGTGAAAATGAATATTACTTCGATGAGTTAGATGAAATTATTAATATGTTAACAAAAGAGGAATATGACATTGTTTTGGCAACTTCAACGGCTGCTTTGCCTGCGTGGATGTTTAAAAGATATCCGGAAGTTGGCAGAACGGATTATGAGGGCAGACACCATAAGTTTGGGCAAAGACACAATGCATGTCCAAATAGTCTTATCTATCAAAAATATGCTTCTCGATTAGCTGGAAAACTAGCAGAACGTTATGGAGAAAATCCTCGTCTTTCTTGTTGGCATATCAACAATGAATATGGCGGTGAATGTTTCTGCGAAAATTGTGAAAAAGCATTTCGGGTTTGGCTAAAGGATAAATATCAAACAATTGAAGTGTTAAATAAGGCATGGAATCTAGAGTTCTGGGGACATACAATATATGACTGGGATGAAATCGTATTACCAAATGCTTTAAGTGAAGGAATTGGACCAGATAAAACAGCTTTCGCTGGTATATCAATTGACTATCGACGCTTCAATTCTGACAGTATGTTAGAGAACTTTAAGATGGAACGTGATGCTGTTAGAAAGTATGACCAAGAAACACCGATTACAACCAATATAATGGGTACTTATAAAAATTTAGATTACTTTAAATGGGCAAAAGAAATGGATATCATCTCTTGGGATAACTATCCTGCTTTTGATACACCTTGGAGTATGGTTGCGATGACTCATGATTTAATGAGAGGCTTAAAAAACAAACCATTCATGCTGATGGAACAAACACCAAGTCAACAAAACTGGCAATCTTATAATTCTTTGAAAAAACCGGGACAAATGCGTGCTCAAAGCTACCAGACAGTGGCTCATGGTTCAGACACCATTCAATTCTTTCAACTAAGAAGATCTGTGGGAGCATGTGAGAAGTTCCACGGTGCCGTGATTGAACATGTCGGTACCGAAAACACACGAGTTTTTAGAGAAGTAAAACAACTAGGAGAAGAACTGGAACAACTTGATGGTATATTGAATGCTGAGAATCAGTCCAAAGTAGGAATTATTTTTGATTGGGATAATTATTGGGCGTTAGAATATACCAGCGGACCAAATAAAGATTTGAAGTATGTCGATCAGATTCATCAATACTACCGCTATTTTTATGATAAAAATATCTCAGTAGATATGATTCCTGTCGATGCAGACTTTTCAAATTATTCGCTTGTAGTGGCACCTGTTTTGTATATGATAAAAGATGATATGCAGGAACAACTAGAAAAATTTGTATCGAATGGCGGAACATTTGTAACAACCTTTATGAGTGGGATTGTTGATCAATCCGATAATGTTCATTTAGGTGGTTATCCAGGTCCTTTGCGTAAATTGACCGGTATTTGGGTAGAAGAGATCGACGCATTGGCTCCTACTCAAAAGAACGAAATAAAATTAGGTAATGAACATACTGGTACGTCAACGTTAGTGAGTGACTTGATCCATCTGGAGACGGCAGAGAGTTTGGGAGAATATACCAGCAATTTTTATGCTGGTATGCCGATAGCTACAGTAAATCACTATCAAAATGGAAAGGTTTATTATGTGGGCACACAATTAGATACTTCCACAATGAGCAAATTATTAGATCAAGCAATAAACGACGCAGAAGTAGAATCACTGGTCACGGAAGAGACTGAATTAGAAATTACTTGTCGATATAAAGAGGATGAGTGTTTTACTTTTATTATGAACTTTACGCAAACAAATCAGAAACTGCCAAAACAATTTACAGAAGCCATAGATGTACTGACGGGAAATAAATTAGAAGAAGGAAAAGAACTGATTCCGTATGAAACAATTTTGATTAAGGAATAA
- a CDS encoding AraC family transcriptional regulator, translating into MSIYFQLSNVSLPISIESIGNQWSQISVQRPDGYPFYHWLQTEEGTGEIVIENKKILLNAGEGVFISPFVPHSYYPVGHWTTNFITFDGILKSSFSDIVGSNPYTLTGDSCEFSFSNWIASIIQKHEENTLDTTEHSVQCYRFLLQLSQKHDPSHQHHLYFMYVEPAIEIMKKQYNASITIEEIAEQLFISPQYLSRLFKRFINDSPYKYLTNYRISRSKELLVNQNDLAIQEIAMQVGFDSPSQFNYLFKQKTGYTPGQFRKLYH; encoded by the coding sequence ATGTCTATTTATTTTCAATTATCAAACGTATCATTGCCAATTTCTATTGAAAGTATCGGAAATCAATGGTCGCAAATAAGTGTCCAAAGACCAGACGGTTACCCCTTTTATCATTGGTTGCAAACGGAAGAAGGAACAGGAGAAATTGTAATAGAAAATAAAAAAATTCTTTTGAATGCCGGAGAAGGTGTCTTTATAAGTCCTTTCGTTCCTCATTCTTATTATCCTGTAGGTCACTGGACCACCAATTTCATTACCTTCGATGGTATTTTAAAAAGCAGTTTTTCAGACATTGTTGGATCTAATCCCTATACCTTGACCGGAGATTCGTGTGAATTTTCTTTTTCAAACTGGATTGCATCCATCATTCAAAAACATGAGGAAAACACATTAGATACAACGGAGCATTCTGTGCAATGTTATCGATTTTTATTGCAGTTAAGCCAAAAACACGATCCTAGCCATCAACATCATTTATATTTTATGTATGTTGAACCTGCCATTGAAATCATGAAAAAACAATATAATGCTTCTATCACGATTGAAGAAATTGCTGAACAATTATTCATTAGTCCTCAATACTTGTCTCGCTTATTCAAGCGATTCATTAATGATAGTCCCTATAAGTATTTAACAAATTATCGGATTAGTCGTTCGAAGGAGTTGCTGGTTAACCAAAACGACTTAGCTATACAAGAAATTGCCATGCAAGTTGGATTTGATTCACCAAGCCAGTTCAATTACCTTTTTAAACAGAAAACTGGCTATACACCTGGGCAATTCAGAAAACTATACCACTAA
- a CDS encoding alpha-N-arabinofuranosidase — MTINILSNKSGPTISKYIYGHFAEHLGRCIYEGLYVGKESDIPNVNGMRTDVVEALKNINIPVLRWPGGCFADEYHWKDGIGPKENRKKMVNTHWGGVTETNEFGTHEFFELVRQLDCEAYVNGNVGSGTVQEMQEWVEYITMAGVSPMADWRRENGQEEPWDMKFFGVGNENWGCGGNMRPEYYADLYRRYQTYVRQYGDQKIYKVAGGANVDDYHWTETLMKNAHWMMDGLSLHYYVHPHGWEEKGSALQFDEDEWFLTCQKAAHMDELISKHGTIMDKYDPEKRIGMIIDEWGTWFNVEPGTNPGFLYQQNTIRDAMVAAITLNIFHKHADRVHMANIAQTVNVLQAVILTEGEKMVKTPTYHVFDLYKNHQDAELIDSYGNEKDTITYTVSKKDGQLTVSICNFAVAGEEKLDFNFSSPVEVVEGQYIVGEEMNAHNDFDHPETVSIQDFNGFVTAENNVQVTVPAMSVVTLTIKEG; from the coding sequence ATGACAATCAATATTTTAAGTAATAAATCAGGGCCAACAATTAGCAAATATATTTATGGACATTTTGCAGAACATTTAGGACGTTGTATTTATGAAGGGTTATATGTGGGCAAAGAGTCTGATATTCCAAATGTAAATGGGATGCGTACCGATGTTGTGGAGGCGCTGAAGAATATTAATATTCCTGTATTGCGTTGGCCAGGTGGTTGTTTTGCGGATGAGTATCATTGGAAAGATGGAATTGGACCGAAAGAAAATCGTAAAAAAATGGTTAATACCCACTGGGGCGGTGTGACAGAAACTAATGAATTCGGAACCCATGAGTTTTTTGAATTAGTCCGTCAGTTAGATTGTGAAGCATATGTAAATGGGAACGTAGGTAGCGGCACAGTCCAAGAAATGCAAGAATGGGTTGAATATATTACTATGGCAGGAGTATCCCCTATGGCAGACTGGCGCCGTGAAAATGGCCAAGAAGAACCATGGGATATGAAATTCTTCGGTGTTGGAAATGAGAACTGGGGTTGCGGAGGAAATATGCGCCCTGAGTATTATGCCGATTTATATCGCCGTTACCAAACTTATGTAAGACAATACGGGGATCAAAAAATTTACAAAGTTGCTGGCGGAGCGAACGTCGATGATTATCACTGGACAGAAACGTTAATGAAGAACGCACATTGGATGATGGACGGTTTAAGTCTCCATTATTATGTTCATCCACATGGTTGGGAAGAAAAGGGAAGTGCTCTTCAGTTTGACGAAGACGAATGGTTCTTAACTTGTCAAAAAGCAGCACATATGGACGAACTAATTAGCAAACATGGGACAATCATGGATAAATATGATCCAGAAAAAAGAATCGGAATGATTATTGATGAATGGGGAACATGGTTTAACGTTGAACCAGGGACCAATCCGGGATTCTTATATCAGCAAAATACGATTCGCGATGCAATGGTAGCGGCTATTACATTGAATATCTTCCATAAACATGCAGATCGTGTTCATATGGCGAATATTGCCCAAACTGTAAACGTTCTTCAAGCAGTGATTTTAACTGAGGGAGAAAAGATGGTTAAAACACCAACTTATCATGTGTTTGATCTCTATAAAAATCACCAAGACGCTGAATTAATAGACAGCTACGGAAATGAAAAAGATACGATTACTTATACTGTATCTAAAAAAGATGGACAATTAACTGTATCCATTTGTAATTTTGCAGTTGCAGGTGAAGAAAAACTTGATTTTAATTTTAGTTCGCCGGTTGAAGTTGTAGAAGGACAGTACATTGTAGGCGAAGAAATGAATGCACACAATGATTTTGATCATCCCGAAACCGTGTCTATTCAAGACTTCAATGGATTCGTTACTGCAGAAAATAATGTGCAAGTAACGGTTCCAGCAATGTCCGTTGTTACATTAACAATTAAAGAGGGATAA
- a CDS encoding glycoside hydrolase family 43 protein, protein MWGKGITKKCNKKLVFAVVGLNIISLSGCGEESDIKEIEQETWTTINRTRVSVHDPSLTYLVDEDGKEEYYIFGTHLAQAKSENLVTWDVPFNVEYENMEDNMLYGNTPENLAETFEWAGYDDADSQGGYGLWAPDVIWNEKYEWSDGSLGAYMLYYSSSSTWRRSAIGFAVAKSIEGPYSYASTVVYSGFTEKDSSDGSERNTNYQNTNLKKLIKDGTISEFNEKWSIENGLTYNTDYAPNAIDPALFYDEDGKLWMTYGSWSGGIFLLEIDQSTGKAIYPGEDSTTPDGRIIDRYFGTKLSGGYHQSGEGPYIVYDQETDYYYLFITYGGLNATGGYNMRLFRSENPDGPYIDAKENSPIIDQGDQNYHYGIKLIGNYQFSHQKVGFRAAGHNSAFIDKDGHWYLVFHTRFNNGAENHEVRVHQMFMNEKGWPVPVPYEYDGSERIPQTLDSSEIIGTYEFINHGTDNGKTMLPTQTIHLESNGDITGDVIGSWEQRDNGYIRVTIDGIVYDGNLFKQTVEDAETDFLTFSAIGENNELIWGSKAE, encoded by the coding sequence ATGTGGGGAAAAGGAATAACAAAGAAATGCAATAAGAAGCTCGTCTTTGCAGTAGTAGGATTAAATATAATCAGTTTGAGTGGCTGTGGGGAGGAATCTGATATAAAAGAAATTGAACAAGAAACGTGGACAACGATCAATCGAACAAGAGTATCTGTTCACGATCCATCTCTTACGTATTTAGTAGATGAAGATGGAAAAGAAGAATACTATATTTTTGGGACTCATCTTGCTCAAGCAAAATCAGAAAACTTAGTAACATGGGATGTGCCTTTTAATGTAGAGTATGAAAATATGGAAGATAATATGCTCTATGGAAATACTCCGGAAAATCTTGCCGAAACTTTTGAATGGGCGGGCTATGATGATGCGGATTCTCAAGGCGGGTATGGATTGTGGGCACCAGATGTCATTTGGAATGAGAAATATGAATGGTCAGATGGTTCATTAGGAGCCTATATGCTTTATTACTCTTCCAGTTCAACTTGGAGAAGGTCAGCTATCGGTTTTGCAGTTGCAAAGTCAATTGAAGGGCCATACAGCTATGCTTCGACCGTCGTTTACTCTGGTTTCACTGAAAAAGATTCATCTGATGGCAGTGAGCGAAATACAAATTATCAAAATACAAACTTGAAGAAGTTAATAAAAGATGGAACAATTTCCGAATTTAATGAAAAATGGTCGATCGAAAATGGTTTGACCTATAATACGGATTATGCACCGAATGCGATTGATCCTGCCTTGTTTTATGACGAAGATGGTAAATTATGGATGACATACGGTTCTTGGTCGGGTGGAATTTTCCTACTGGAAATAGACCAGTCAACTGGTAAAGCAATTTATCCTGGGGAAGATTCCACTACACCGGACGGACGAATTATTGATCGTTATTTTGGTACGAAACTATCAGGCGGCTATCATCAATCGGGAGAAGGACCCTACATTGTTTATGATCAAGAGACGGACTATTATTATCTTTTTATTACTTATGGAGGGCTAAATGCGACGGGCGGCTATAATATGCGATTATTCCGATCGGAAAACCCAGATGGTCCCTATATAGATGCAAAAGAGAACTCGCCCATTATAGATCAAGGTGATCAAAATTACCATTATGGAATCAAATTGATAGGAAATTATCAGTTTTCTCATCAGAAGGTTGGCTTCCGCGCGGCCGGTCACAATTCAGCTTTCATCGATAAAGACGGACATTGGTATTTGGTTTTCCATACACGTTTCAATAACGGTGCAGAAAATCATGAAGTACGTGTACACCAGATGTTTATGAATGAAAAAGGTTGGCCAGTTCCTGTTCCCTATGAGTACGATGGAAGCGAACGTATTCCACAAACCTTGGATAGTAGTGAAATTATCGGCACATATGAATTTATCAATCATGGCACCGATAATGGCAAAACGATGTTACCAACTCAAACGATTCATCTTGAAAGTAATGGTGATATAACGGGGGATGTGATTGGTAGTTGGGAACAAAGGGATAATGGGTATATTAGAGTAACAATAGATGGAATTGTCTATGACGGTAATTTATTTAAGCAAACAGTAGAAGATGCAGAAACAGACTTCCTGACGTTTTCGGCAATTGGTGAAAACAATGAATTAATTTGGGGAAGTAAAGCAGAATAG